DNA from Dasypus novemcinctus isolate mDasNov1 chromosome 19, mDasNov1.1.hap2, whole genome shotgun sequence:
ATGAGTGCAGAAAGAAATTTTGAGGGAGACATGGATTTTAACTAGGAGACAAAGGCTCTTGAAAGAGAGGAGAGCACCTTGGCAGAGCCCGTGCAGCCACTTGCACAGTAGGATCCTCTGGCTGCAGGTGCCCCGAGTTTCCCGTCCAGTCTGAGGGTTTTCTGGCCCGTCCTGAAAGGAGCCTCTGCCTATCCTAGAGCGGGTTCCATGGCGTGTTCTGCAGGTGACTCCCAGCCTCTGCTTCTCTTGCAGGCATCATTCACGCTAGAGGACTGGTTCGGGAGTGCTTGGCCGAAACAGAACGGAATGCCAGATCCTAGCCGCCTCGTTAGCTTTGAAGGCTTTCCATCTTTTTACAAGATGAGAAGTTACAGTTCATCTACCTGTTCAGATGTAactcttttgttttcaaaatgttaacagtttgtTTTCATGGTTCATTAGGCTCTGAACCTACCGACTAAGATTGAGAAAAGATTTTGCAGTTGATTAGGATTTGTGTTTTAAGTAGTTAGGAAGTACccgggtatttttttttaagcattgattaaaaaaataatacgtGGAAAAGTTACCTATCTTACATCAAACTATAGTTTGCCTCCAAGATACCAGTATCTCACTTTAATCTTCTCTTGAATACATTTATGTTACCTAAATTGTTATTTTCATAAGCTAATACAACTCTAAGGATTCTGTTTTTAGCAAATACTGACAGCACGCTTTTCTTAGTAGCCAGTCCCAGTTTGGCAATACAGTGTAGATTCTGCTTAATATAACTTTTTGCTTAAGCATTTGCATGACTATTAGTGCTTTGAAGTCAAATAAAAAGTGCACAAGTTATAAATACAGAAGAGCAATCTATCATACTGAACAAGGACCCCCGAAAATTTTCATACTGAGACTGTGTGTAGCTTTCAGTTTTGTGTTTCCTGTAAGTTGATCAAAATGTCtgggaaaaaatgactgaaactGTTTGCatctttgtatgtatttattacttgatgtaataaagcttattttcattaacactttgtattaagATGTGGATTCCTTGAATTCTTAAGTGCTGTTTTAAAAGTCCTCAGTGAGATGTGGGAGGTATGTATCATTGGGTGTTTTTCCACCTGGCTCAGAGGTGTTTACTGTGATGTGGTCAGCACAACTGGCTCAGGGAAACGTGTTTTTAAGTCCTAAGGTAGCGATCAGGTGAAGTTTCATTATGGAGGATAATGCGTAATTTTGATTTCAGCAAACTTAGATGTGTGTTaggaaagaaaattaggaaaatagaAACAGTATTATTGACTGCTCATTGCCCCACACAACGAGGCCATTCTTGCTCTTAGGTGCTTCTTGTCCCCTGAGATTTCCTGGGTACTACAGGaatctatttttcatttaacGTGGCCACTGAAGTCAAGCCAGTTACATCATCTGGTGTGCGGATGAAGATTTTGCTCTACTGCTGGGGAATAAACAGGTTGGATATGTGGTCTCCAATGATGTCATCCAAAGGGATATGGaggtaatttttattatttacctTAGGATGTAACCTTTACATAATGAGGATTTGCATGGGTGGGGAGACCCACAACTAAATAGGGATATGGGCAGTTCTGTAGCATGAGGTAATGTCCCAGCTATGTAAATCTAGAGACTAGGAATGGATTCTGGGGCAGTGGACCTACCTCTTCAAATGGCATAAAACTCAAAAGGTACAAGAAAGGACAGTGAAATAGAAGCCACTGTCACTTCCATCTGTAACCCCCAAATTTCCCTTCCCATTACTACCAGATTATTATGTAACATTCCTGAGATAGTTTGACTTCCTTCTAAATGAggagttcttaatcttttttgttccacagacccctttgccagtcaggtgaaacccatggaacccttactaagtccacactacactgtgtattatttaataaatatacccgCACCAACATACCCCACAAgattgtttttttgaatttcatttcaagctcacagacccccggAGGTACTAGAAGCCCTGTACAGGACACTTAGGCTACTAAACCAGGTCCCTCCAATGTGAGATGAGCCTTAACTGGCAGCCTCAATGAATGTATTAGGATGTGAGCATGCGATACACCTGGTGACTGCTGAGCGACCAGGTCTTCCCTGCAGAGATGAGGCAAGCCTTTGCATCTGGCAGTCTGACAATGGCCTCACCTCactattctttcttattttatgcatgaacTCCTGATGTGTTCTAACAAGCCAAGCCAAACTATTAATTATGCCTTAAGAAAACCAACTGTAAGGTATTTTTACTGTTATTGATTGGTCAAATCCAGCTTTAGAGATGCTATCAAGCAAATTAGCAAGCATCAGATTTCTGGCATCTCATCTCTTGTACATCTAATTGCAAACCAACATACAGGGAATGATATATGTATTTCTAAATCAGAAAGGTTAGTTGGCAACATGTAGTCTATTAGCTAATAGAGTAAATGAGCAAGTAACTTACTTTTaaatcttttactttattttcttaattttacatTGAGACAATTCACATCTGAGTATCATTGAGCACTGACCTCCCAGCAGATGACAGTACCATAAAATGCTATTAATGTTTGACTCAATGTTACAGTTCTCCccaaaaatgtattattaaatggtttaaaaacaaaaaagtaaacttTTGTAATTAGAAGATAATCACATATAAATGTGTAGTTTCAAGAACTCAAGTCAAGAAATGTTGTCAGCCATCCCAAAAGCCCCCCCAAATGTTGCATCTCAGTGATACTCCTCTGTCCCTTACCCCCAAAGTAGCTGCTATTCTTTAAAGTAATTGCTTCCTTGTCTTTGTAATTTATTCCTACCGTGCAACCTCCCCATTCATTATAGTTTAGTCTAgtctgccatttttaaaaatattttttaaaaattctcaaaaacatCTCTTTAAAAGCTCTATGGTACCAGAGTAGggagagctcagtggttgagtgtgtgTTCtgcatatacgaggtcctggattcaattcctgatacctcctaaaaaaaataaaaaagactactGCGCCAGTGATGGGACTTTCCACTATGACTCCCTGGGGGCCTCTAGGCTGTTTCTTTGCATTTGAACTTGCAGGTCTTTCTCAGCGAACATTTTCACTTGATTCCCAGAGTTCTTtcagtagtttctttttttctagggtttcctttgctcttttttttcttgcttgctttttcttcTGTGCCTCTCGTTTTTCTTTATAAACAAGACTGTTTTCACCATTGTAGAAAACATCCACTTTTTCTTGTAGGATTTTCCGAGCTAGCGTTCTGTTTTGGTCAACTGATCTTGTCTGATGGCACTGTAAGAGATTATGAGAATTGCAAGATGtgaagagataaatgggacctaagCAATCATTAAATTCAGCTTATTGGCTCTGTAGATGGGGGTGCAGGCTTAGGCAAAACCACTTGTTCAAAGTCCCACAGAATCAGGGACAGAACCAAGATGGACCCTTTTCCTGCCTCTGTCCCATGGCCTTTGCCTTGTAATATGTAGCTTTCACTCTGAGTGATTAAGAGTATTAAGTCCATGATTAAGAGTATCAAAGTCCATGATTAAGAGTATTATTTCTGTTTGTGTTGAAGCAATacctttcaaataatttaaagttaTAATATCATTTTGAAAGCATCAATTGATTTATCTGGTTTGTGGCCAGGAAACCACCACCCGGTGTGCATCATTCATAAACATGAAATTAtgtctgaaagagaaaaactgcacatctttattatatttatatagttATATAAAATGTGCaggtaaaacaattttattaggtaattttttttgttgctaaTAAATGAGATTGTCCTTTTTCTGAGGAGGGTAAGAAAAGTGACTGAGGTTTTAGCCGATAGGCTCTTGGCTCAAAAACTTGGTAGTATTGCTGTTTTATGGATTTTGTTTGGGTTGAATCCTgtagctgtgtgactctgggcaagttacttaagttTTCTGTACCTTAGGGATAATAATGGCTAGCGGAGCTGAAGGCTAAGCAAGTTGCTTAGAACAATGGCCACCACTTATTTACTTGGTCTGTATTTCTTATTAGCATCCTTTGTTTACAAAAAcctgccttctcttttctttatcctACCTCAATGTTTTAGGCCCTTTTTAAGGCAGTTCCCCTGATGGGGCTTTTCTTTCAGAGGCAGTGGGGTTACTACTACGCAAACCAGGGAAGAGGTAGAAAACTAGAAGTTTGGAATTTGTTGGAAGCTGGTGATATTCTGAtcagagatttatttttaaataaagaaggaaGACTCCTGAAGGCAACTTTTCATACCTTTTTTCTTCTGCAGGCCAAAAATAGTTTGGCTTCCATTATCTAACTCTCAGGACTCTAGTCTTCCTCCTCCCAAGGGACTGACCTTTATCAAAGAGGACAGaaagggagtggatatggctcaagcagttgagtgcctgcttcctacgtgggaggtcccaggtttggttcccagatgcctcctaaaaacaaaaaaatataaacaagcaaacaaatgaaaaaaccaactcagggagcctatgtggctcagtggttgggtgccagcttcccataaacaaggtcctgggttcaatgccccggtacctcaagaaaaagagaaaaaggaaagcaggACAAAAATGTGACCATCCTAAAGTGACTCAGCCGGGTCAGCGGGGCTGAGGCTGCCTAGGCGGGCGCACGAGCCCACAGCAGTGCTGCACTTCCTCCTGCAGCTGGAGGGGTGCACAGTGGTGCTGCCTGGGGCCTCCCTTTATCACCCACTGCTTAGCTTTGTCAAGATGCTGCTTAGCCAGACACCAGCGCTGCCTGCCAGATTCAGGAAGGCAGCAACACCATCGCTCCAAAGGATCCCTGAGCTTTTGAGGCTGTGGCAGGAGGCTCTGCCTCAGGGCCCCAAAGCCTCAGGGTGGAGGCATGGGATGAGGATCTGCAGTGCCCTCCACTGTCCACGCGTGCCTGGGGAGGGTGGCCCAGCCAGAATGTGAGTCCCCTTTAGCAGCTGCAGAACTACCTGGAGCAGGAGACTTCCCGCCAGCAGTTTTCTTCCCCCTACCTTTACAGTGATGCCCGAGGGGATGTGCTTTAGCACCACGCAGTTGTTCGTTTTGTTGGTTGCTTGGCCCCCTGGACCATGTCCCTTCACAAACTGCTCTTTAAGATCACTTTCGTCCAGGGAAAATAGAGTAGGGCAGTCCCTCCTGTCTGCCATCTGGACTGCAGTGACAGCTATTCCTCGGGATAACAATATCAGCTTCTCCCAAGGCCAGAGTCCCCATGGCACTGTGTGTATTCTGGTCAGGGATGTAGGAAAACGAAATAAACCCAAGGAGCTCATGGAGAAAGTAGGTCTGCTTGATCAGGACCTTAattagataaatgaaacagacagTATTTTAGTAAGATGCATTTGCTTGCAAGATTATACTTCAGGTTCTAAAACAGCCTTTTGTAAAACATTTCAAATGATGATCCATCTGAAACCTAAAGGATTTAGAAAATTAACGAAGACAGGTTATTTAGCAAGACATGCTCTCTTCAGCCTTGCATCACCTATTGCCTTCTCAGCAGTATATTCCCTCCCAGCtaataaatatttccatataaccgaccaaaaatatcttcaaagtACCCAGAGGTGCTGTTTTCTCAGGAAGGAGAGATTTTGAGTGTGAAATTCAAATGAACAGAGCTGTAATTTGAGAAAGAAACATTAAACAGTtcattaaaataagaattagGATCCAAGTCAAGTGACATTATTTCAATGTTTGAGAATCTCtgaaatcaaaatgtaaaaacagTATGAGAGTATATTTTAATAGCTGAGCTTAAAAAGTCTGATATAGTATCACTATCAATCACTGTcatgattgtttttttaaatgtttccagtTTCATGGATTTGAATAGGAACATCTGTTCCCTTGGACCCACTGATGTGATATTCCTTGTTAGAACCATCTCTTAGAAATCAAACCAACTGATTATTATTACAGTAGCTGTTAGGTTCAAGTTACCATACAAGGTATAGTGAGGAATAGGAGATGAAAAAGACTTTTCATGGTGCTTCCAGTCTAAGTGGAGAGAGAATATTCAGAAAGAAAGCTCTGTTAAATAACAAAGATTTAAGTAAGTCCTTGAAACATATAAGGATGAAGTCTCTTAGTTGACAAAAACATTGTACAGAGAAGGATATGGCGAACTGGCCTTTGCTTTTTGTGAGGTGGGTAAGGCAGAAGGATTGGAGAGTgttagttcttttaaaagatctACATCCTCCCCATGTGACTAAGAGTCACaaatgggtatgttttctcacctgtaaaatgggtgaGTAAACCTTTCTCCATCCATCTCACACAGGCCTGTTATAAACATTAGAGAATATTCAGAAAAAAGGGTTTTGCTGATAACTTTCAGGGCATGAGACAGGTTTTTAGCAAAATCCATGTTATCCAAGTGTCACTTGCCTCATGAttcttgtgatggttaggctatggtgtcaatttggccaggtaattgtgcccagttgtttggtcaagcaagcactgggctaactgaaatacaagggcatttatggactttagtcaacatggactttactgcagtggtaaatcatagatagctgattacaattacatccatcagggagattgccatcagcgacgggtgatgcttaacccaatccgttgaatgccttaaaaggggaagtgattccagcatggaGAGAGAATTTactagcttgtctttggacagccaacatctcccagaactcatcgaGAACCTTCCCTGAACTTTCACTGgagccctggttgcagcctgcctgcggaacctggacttgtgcatccccacggtcacatgagagactcttataaaatcactactgttgacagatatctcttgttgattctgtttccctagagaacactaatACACCTCTTGATAGAGGACCTTGTAGGCCCTGAAAACAGATTCATtgcccttttaaaaacaaaagccaaCAGCCAAAACACAATTGCTTCCTATGAGGCTCTAAATAGCTTCTTTTACTATTTGAAACCTTAATAAATTCTATCTCATGGCCATTGGTCTTACACAAGAATAGGAAGTGGAGAATATCTAAACCAATTTTTAAGATAACATCCATTAAATTATTTCACTAGGTTTCACCTCAGCTCCTGTACCTTCCTCTATCAAGTTTGACTGTTACAATTTCCTGACACCATACTGATGTCTAGATAAGCAGATGTCTATATAAGCACCGAGGTAGCTTAAGGAAGACACCTGATATTTGGCATTGCTTCCTTGCCAATATGtgggttttctgttattttacatATAAGCGTCTTAGTAATCAGTACAGCTATCCTGAGACCATACTGTCACCTTTGGTATGACAACAgcatttttcatctttatttctatgggaaataaatacaatgaaatacaGCAGTAACACTTTTCATGCCTCATATTAATGCTAGTTTTCAATTCCATGACTGACATTATGGTCTAAACccaaattttctttttgaaaagtatgGCATTCAATATATTCTGTCAGTCCCAGCGGGGGACAGTCAAGGTGGTGGTGGTATGAGCTCCGAAGACTGTGAAGGGGAGTATTTTGAAATAGAGTGCCAATGAAAATGTCTGATGCCTTAAAAGTTcgttttaatatatttaaaaaattctagaTGTGTCCTCAAGGAAGGATAAACCCATACACTTTCTCTGACATCCCTGTAACAATCTACTGTCCTATAAATGATTGAGTGGAACTAAGTCAATGTCCAAAATTTCCCTTTCCTTATTTCTATTTCTGCTTTCAATCCACAGAACAAAATTCCTTTGTGTATCAGACAGCTCCTAGCCGCCCCTGGATTAGATTCATTACGAGAAACAAGCCCAGGGCctctcttggggtttctcttcCGCTAGGCAGAAAATTTGACCAGGCAAGACAGCACTGGGATATAGTTCAGTGACAAAGAAGGGAAGCAAGTCTGAGATGAGGTGAAACTGCCAGACAAAGAAAGGAGACGAGAGTGCTTGTATCATCTGCTTTCTCCCCGGCCCATTGTGTTTCAAATCTCTACCTTTCTGTCCTAGTTTGGAGCTGACAGACACACTAGAAGGTCTCCCACCCAACTGGAGTTCAAGAAGGTCCCCAGTGTTCAGTTACGGGCTGCTTGGTTTAACAACTAATTCCAACAGCCAATCAGATGATTCTAGACACTTCTGCTATCTCCTGGAGCTTTGGCCCTGTTCCAACCACTGCTGAAAATGACAAACACACCCATGGTTCCACTTCCTCAAAGCCCAAAGAAGAATCCTGATTggatttcagtttttgtgataccCACAGAGCAGCCCAGTCTTTGGGGAACAATAAAAGCAGCTCAAATTACAGCTCATCAtgacattaaaaaagagaaaaaggaaaagagtgagAATGGTGCTAGTAAGGGGAAACCAGCAGTCACGGCTGCTCTGCCTTAATTCCGTTCCCTGAGAGTCAGCTTTAACTGAAGGCTGACTCTCTTACACTGATTTCCCCTAACTCTTTGTCCTTTGATGATGGCTTCCACACTAAATCGCTGATTGCATTAGATGGTAAAGCCCTCCTTTAAAATTGGTCAGGTGAGAGATAATAGGTATGAGGCTTTGCAAAAAAGAATGttaatttgttcaacaaatattatgtgccaggcatgggcCTCAAGGAGTCCAAAGAGCCTGTAGCATGCAAGAGAATAAGAAGAGCATAAACGTGATACATGGCTGTAAGCCCAGAATGGGTAACATACATGCTagagagcagtggttctcaaactttcaCAGGCCCCCAAATCACCTGGAGTGCTTGTTTTCAGGACGTGGCACCTGCATTCTATTAAGCACCTCTCTTCATCACGGGGATGCAGCCAGCCACATTCCCTCCTCTAGCTTCCACAATCGAACAATAACAAGGACATCTAACTACAGGGATAGTGTGTCGAACTCAGGAACATGGCTGTGATGGGAACAAAGTGAACCACAGATTTAAACTAAATGTAGTGAGGCCTGCTTTACCAACAGCGTGAATGCTTTGGAGGGTGGTTAAGAAGATGGTAATGCCTTTCCTTTGGGGTCTCTGAAAGGGCTAAAGGATACTTGACTCTGTTTTCAGGAAAGATAAGAATTCAATGTCTGGATCCCCCTTCTGGATGCCATTTAGCTAAAATTGTTAGAGTATTTTTTAGAAAGGCAGAGTACTTGTCTCTCTGAACCACAGCTTTAATGGTGCTTCTATCTTGAAGAATttcagaaatactaaatggaCAAATGTGAAAATTAACTGAAATGGGGTGCTTTAGGAGACAACTGCTAAAAGGCTCACAACTAGTCTCACCAttcaaactttaatgtgcttACAAACTACCTGGGAGATCATTCTGATTAGCAGGTCTGGGGTGCGGCTCAAGATTCTGTATTTCTCACCAGCCCCCAGGTGAGGCTGTGGCTACTGGTTCAGGGACCACACTCTGAGTGACAGACTAAGAGCTTTGAATAAGGGTGTCTGCTTCACGAGAGCCATAGGATCATGAAGGTAATGTGGGAGATGGAAAAGATTTAAAGGAGTGTAATGGGAGGGAAAGGAAATCATccagagaaaaaattaaatgaatactTATTTGAACTAACACAGAAGGTGAAATGGTAACAAGGGGATTGAGAAACTGGGTCATCTGAGAAAAGAACACCAAGAATGTGGCTTCTGTTGCTTTAATGTTCTAGAACAGTGTTgtccaataaaaaaataatacaagccACATGTGAAATTCCAGATTTACTAGTAGCcatattaaaaagatttaaaaagctgaaaaaatgaattgtaatatattttattaaacccaatatatccaaaatattattttgacctctaatcaatagaaaaattattgagatattttattcttttttttatgtgAATTCATACTTATGGCAGTTTGatgtgctcaatagccacatgcgCTGGCTGCTGTTATACTGGACAGTGTAGCCCCAGAATAGTGCTAATCAAAGTGTGGGCCGCAGAGCAGGGGCCACAGCACCACGTGGGAGTGTGTGAGGAAGGCAGACTCTCAGCCCCACACCAGACACGCTTTGTCAGAAGATGTAAACAAAATCGTCAGGTGCTTCAGAGGTACAATGTAGTTTAAAGGGTACTGTGCTAGCCCCAGGAATTCACAAGTTCTCCAGGCTGCTAGGACAGATACTTTTAAAAGCTGttttttacatttataatattTGAGACCAGAATTCAAGAGTACTGATTACCTGCTTGTTttcagtcttttctccctctctccaagGGGATGAAACTATAGGTCTAAAAGCAATGACCTAATACATGGTTAAGGACCAAACACAGTGCACTTAAACAGACTAATGTGTGATGCTGCAggtttaaaaagacaaaatggcCAGCTGATGGCACCAGAGTCTAAGGAAGAGGAGAATGGTTTTCTGAGATATGCTTAAGAATTGTTCATGTTTCAAAGTGTGTTTTGGTGCTCCTTACAAAGTGGGAGTTAAAACAGACTAGCCTTTCTCTTTCCCATCCAGCTTATCCTCCTGTTCTAGATATCTGAAATCCTTATGAGGGCTGGAACACCTCCAAAAATGGAACTTGGGTGCTGCAGTTCAGTCTTTAAATACACTGTGTCATTTCCTAGGCTTAGGTCTGCATGCTGATGACAAAGCACCTTTCACCCATAATAagcacttaaaattatttttc
Protein-coding regions in this window:
- the MTRFR gene encoding mitochondrial translation release factor in rescue; its protein translation is MSSLGLFRFPTSLTRIHTVPWGLWPWEKLILLSRGIAVTAVQMADRRDCPTLFSLDESDLKEQFVKGHGPGGQATNKTNNCVVLKHIPSGITVKCHQTRSVDQNRTLARKILQEKVDVFYNGENSLVYKEKREAQKKKQARKKRAKETLEKKKLLKELWESSENVR